The nucleotide sequence GTGCAACGGGTCCGCAGCGGCGCCTGAAAGACGAGTTCGACGAAGAGGTCACGCAGGATGCGCAACTTTCGGAAGGGATGGGCAGCTCTGCTGCTGATGGCCGCGAGTGGCGCGCCGGCCTGGGGCGAAACATTGATCATTACCGGCGATGTCTGGTGCCCGATCAACTGCGCGGCGAAGGCGTCCAAACCGGGGGGCTTCGTCGAGCTGGCGCAGCAGATCTTCAGCGAAGAGGGGATTCGCGTCGAATACCATACGGTGAACTGGGCGCGGGCGATTCTAGACGTCCGCCAGGGGCGCGCCAATGCGCTGATCGGCGCCGGCCGCGACGACGCCCCGGACTTCCTGTTCAGCGCCACCGCACCGGCTACCTCGCGTACGTGCTTCTACACCAAACCGGGCAGTGACTGGCGCTACGACGGCCCGGCGACGCTCGCCGCGGTCAGCTTGGCGGTGATTAACGGCTACAGCTACGGCGACGAGCTGAACGGCTATATCCACACCTACGAGCATGACAGTGCGCGGGTGCAGACCGCCGCAGGCGACCAGGCACTGGGCATCAATGTCGAAAAGGTGTTGCGCAGCCGTGCCGATGCGACCCTGGAGAACACCTGGGTAATGGCCCGCTACCTGTCGCGGCAGGCGCCACCGGTATCGCTGCGCCGCGCCGGCTGCCGGACGCCAGATGTACCGATCTACCTGGCCTTCGCACCCAAGCTGGCGAGCAGCCAGCGCTACATGGCGCTGTTCGAGGCCGGGGTGCAGCGCTACCGCGAAAACGGTCGGTTGCGGGTGCTGCTGGCCAGCTACGGCTTGCGCGACGGCGAACTGTAGCGGCGCGAAAGTGCTGTGACTGTGACGGGCGCCGCTATGCGCGGGGCGGCATACTGGATGCACTCATTCCTGCCCCACGAGGTCGCCATGCAGCTGAATTTCCACCAGATCGATGCGTTCACCCAGCGTCCGTTCAGCGGCAATCCGGCGATGGTCTATCGCCTCGACACCTGGCTGGACGAGGCGCAGATGCAGCGCATCGCGGCCGAACACAATCTGGCGGAAACCGCCTTCGTGGTGAAAGAGGATGCGCGCTGGCGCATCCGCTGGTTCACCCCGACCAGCGAGGTGCCGCTCTGTGGGCACGCCACACTGGCCTGCGCCTGTGTGCTATTCGAGCACTACCAGGAGCCGGGCGAGCGGCTCGAATTTGTCTGCCAATCCGGCGCGCTCAGCGTCAGCCGTGAGGATGGGCGCTTGGTGCTGGATTTTCCCTGCCTGCCGCCCCGGCCGATCGAGGTCAGCGCGGCGATCCTGCAGGCGCTCGGTGGACAACCGGAGCAAGTGCTGGATACCGGCAAGGAGCTGATGGTGGTGCTCGCCGACGAGCAGCACGTGCGCGCCTGTCGGCCGGATCTGAAACAGGTCGCGGCATTGCCCTGGCTGGGCATGATCGTCACCGCGCCCGGTGTGAAGCACGACTTCGTCTCGCGCTACTTCGCCCCGGCCATCGGCATCGACGAAGACCCGGTGACCGGCTCGACGCACTGCAGCCTGATTCCATACTGGGCGGCGCGGCTCGCCAAGAAGCACCTTACGGGCTTCCAGTGCTCGGCGCGCGGTGGCGAGCTGTATTGCAGCCTGGAGGGCGATCGGGTCAGGATCGCTGGACATGCCGTGCGCATCGCGAGCGGCACGCTCTGGCTCGACTGACCCCGGACGGGAGCGACAGCGCGGCTGTCTATACTGCCGGCAGTTAGCGTAGATAAGGATGATCGATGACGGCGCCTCCGCGTGACCAGCTACTGCGTTTGCGACGAACCCTGATGGCCAGCACTGCCTCGCTCCTGCACTTGCTGCTGTGCTGGTTGGCCTTTAGTGCTGGTTTCATGTCGCTTCATCTGGCCGGCATGCTGGTGCTCAGCTTCATCGTTCTCAGCAGCTGCGTGCTGTTTCTGCTGGTCATTTGGCTCAATCTCAACCTGCGGTTTCGCGATCCCAGTCTGACCACTGCGCAGATGTGCTGGGCGATCGGGGTGGTGTTCTTCACCGCGTATTTCGTCGAAACCCTGCGCATGCTGTTTTTGATGATGGCATTGGTGGTGATGATGTTCGGCGCTTTTCGCCTGCGACTTGCAGGCTATGTGCGCGTCGGTCTGTTCACCGCAGCCTGCTATGTCGGGCTGCTGGTTAGTTTGTGGGCGCGCGGCGCGGTCATGGATGGGCGCGTCGAACTGATCCAAGCCTTCGAGTTCGCTGTATTGATGCTCGGCGTATGCATTCTCGGTCTGGAGATGAGCAACCTGCGCAACATGCTTCAGGTGCGCAATCGCGATCTGCAACAAGCGCTGGAACGCATTCAATTGCTGGCGATTACCGATGAACTGACCGGCCTGTACAACCGACGTTTCGCCAATGACCTGTTGGCCCAGCAAAAATCCTTGGCCGATCGGGGCAATTACAGCTTCGTGCTGTGTCTGGTCGATCTGGATTTGTTCAAGTCAGTCAACGACCGCTTCGGCCATGGCAATGGCGATGCGGTGCTCAAACAATTGGCGCAATTGTTTCGCCACGCGGTCCGCGACGTCGATTTCGTGGCGCGGTTGGGCGGCGAGGAATTTCTCCTGCTGCTATCGCATACCGATGTGACCGGTGCCGAACTGGTGCTTGAGCGTTTGCGTCAGGGCGTGCGCAATACCGAATGGCAGGATTGCCTGGGCCTGCGCCTGAGTTTGTCGGTTGGTGTCAGTGCCTATCGGCCGGTCGAGGACTGGGAAGACACCATGCTGCGCGCCGATGGCGCGTTATATCAGGCCAAGAACGGCGGTCGCGATCAGGTCGTGGTGCTGTAGCGGCTCAGCCCGGAGTCGCCAAGATTGACCTGGGCGGCCACGCTACCTTGGGCCGGGAATACCACCAAATGGTCGGCGGCGATGCGGATACCAACCTGGGCGCCAGGCAAGTGATCGGCATGGCTGGGGAAAATCGATTCCAGCAAAGTGCCGGTCGGTAGTTGCAGGCGATAAAGCGTCGCTGCGCCGAGGAAGGTCTTGCCGACGATCAGCGCTTTCAGCGCACTGTCAGGCGCGTAGACGACATCGTCAGGGCGCAACAGCACGTCGACCGCGCTACCGGTCGGCCAAATATAGGCCCGATTGCCGCTAATCACGCCGAGCTCGGTCTGCACCGTATCCGGGCTGAGCAGTTGCCCGCGGATGAAATAGCCTTGGCCGATGAAGCTGGCCACGAACGGTGTCAGCGGCTCGTGGTAGAGGTTGTAAGGCGTATCCCACTGCTCCAGATGTCCTTCCTTGAACACGCCAACGTGATCGCTGACGGCGAAGGCTTCTTCCTGATCGTGGGTAACCAGAATCGCGCTGGTGCCGCGCGCCTTGAGGATGTCGCGCACCTCGTGGCTCAAGCGCCGACGCAGATCGCCGTCGAGATTGGAGAACGGTTCATCGAGAAGCAGGAGTTGCGGCTGCGGCGCCAGTGCACGGGCCAGTGCGACACGTTGCTGTTGGCCGCCGGAGAGTTCATGTGGGTAGCGTTTGCTCAACCCGCCGAGTTTGACCAGTTCAAGCAGTTCAGCGGTGATGCGCTCGCGTTGAGGATGTTTACGGATCCCGAAAGCGACGTTGTCAGCTACGCAGAGATGTGGAAATAGCGCGTAATCCTGAAACACCATGCCGATTCGGCGTTTCTCCGGCGCCAGGGTGAAGCCGCTACGGGAAATCACCTCACCACTCAGTTCTATCTCCCCTTCGGCGATTGGCTCGAACCCGGCGATTGCGCGCAATGTGGTGGTCTTGCCGCAACCGGAGGGTCCAAGCAGGCAGCCGATATCGCCGGCATTGAGATGCAGGCTGAGGTCTTGCACGATTTTCTGCTCGCGGTAGCCGCACGCCAGATTGCGCAGGCTCAACAGCAGGGTTGGACTCATGCGTGGTAGTAAGCCGGCTCGACGAGCATTTCCAGCAGGGCCTTTTGCACGTGCAGGCGATTCTCCGCCTGGTCCCAAGCCAACGAGCGGGGATCTTCGAGCAGATCGGCGCTGATTTCTTCGCCGCGATGAGCGGGCAGGCAATGCAGGAAGATTACGTCCTCGGCCGCTTGATCGAGCAGCGCGCGGTTGACCTGATATGGGCGGAACAGCTCCAGGCGCTGAGCGACTTCCTCTTCCTGGCCCATCGACGTCCACACGTCGGTGCTCACCAGGTGAGCTCCCGCCACCGCTTCGCGCGGATCACGGACGATACGTACGCGTTCGCCTGCTTGGGCGAGCAGGGCGGCGTTGGGTTCATAGCCTTGCGGGCAGGCCACGCGCAATTGGAAGTCGAATTGCATGGCCGCTTCTATATAGGTGTTGCACATGTTGTTGCCATCGCCAATCCAGGCGGCAGTCTTGCCCTGGATGCTGCCCCGCTGTTCGAGAAAGGTTTGCATGTCAGCGAGCAGTTGGCAGGGGTGCAGGTCGTCGGAAAGACCGTTGATTACCGGCACTTGGGAATAAGCGGCGAATTCGGTCAGCGTGCTGTGCGCGTAGGTGCGGATCATTACCGCATCGAGCATGCGCGACATGACGATGGCGCTGTCGCTGATTGGCTCGCCACGGCCTAGCTGTGTGTCACGCGGAGACAGGAAGATCGCCTGACCGCCAAGTTGGATCATGCCGGCCTCGAATGACAAGCGCGTACGGGTCGATGCTTTCTCGAAAATCATGCCCAGCACGCGGTTCTTCAGCGGCTCGAACAGTGCGCCGCGGTTGCGCAAGTCCTTCAACTCGATGCCACGCCGGATCAGGCCATTGAGCTCCTCGGGCGTGCAGTCCATTAGCGAGAGAAAGTGTCTTGCGGTCATCATTCACTACCTTTGTACAACGCTTGCGCAGATCCCAAGACCGAATTTCGGAGAAAAAGGGGCGGGATCTGCGGCTGGTGGCCGCTACGGGCGACGAATAGGGGAAGGCGCGATCTTATAAAAAAATGTCGTGCCACGCTATCGAGCTTCGGTCGCGGCGCGGCCTGTGAGGGGCGGCCGGGGTGCGACTCTGGGCTCGATCCACAGTAATCAGCCATGCCCAGCACGGCGGCGCTTCTGCGGAAGGGGAGCATTTGTACACTGTGGCTCTGCGGATTGGCAAACTCGCAACGGCGCGCGACAGCTGGCGGCGGGCGGATCAGGCATAAAAAAACCCCGCCGGATGGCGGGGTTTTTTAATTCGAGGGGGGTTTAGACCACCTGAACTTCTTCGGCTTGCATGCCTTTCTGGCCTTTAACGGCTACGAAAGAAACAGCTTGGCCTTCTTTCAGGCTTTTGAAACCTTGGGTCTGGATAGCTTTGTAGTGCACGAACAGGTCGGCGCCGCCGTTGCTTGGAGTGATGAAGCCGAAGCCTTTTTCATCGTTGAACCATTTAACGGTGCCGTTTTCGCGATTTGCCATGGTGTTTGTTCCTAGAAACGAAGTGAGTTGCAGCGCAGGTTTAATGCCTCGCCAGTACTGAGTGCAAAGAGTTAGCGCATTCGTGCAGGGTTGGATCGAAATCTAAACACCAAGTAGCGAGTCGCGGTTACATATGCAGCACAGTGGGCCAAAGATACTCACTTTGAATGATTAATGCGATGGTTGTGAGCGTGCCATAGCGGTTTATTCTCAGGTTTAGCTGTGAGAAGCGTTCCGATTGCGATAAATCGGCTCGCCTGATGGTCCTGGATTCATGAGACGAACGCTTATGGCGCAACGATCCGAACGACGCCATAGTCATTTTCCAGCGACCTCGACCGGTCGTCTCGACTCCATAAAAATGCGAGGCCAGGCCAATGACCAAGACCCGTCATCACCGTGCATGCCATCTCTGCGAGGCTATCTGCGGCCTGACCATCGAAACCGAACGGCTCGACGATTGCTCCCAACAGATCCTGTCGATCAAGGGCGATGCCGAGGACAGCTTCAGTCGCGGTCATATTTGTCCGAAGGCCGTGGCCTTGCAGGATATTCAGAGCGACCCTGACCGCCTGCGCCAACCGATGCGGCGAGTCGGTAACGAATGGCAGCCGATCGAGTGGGGTGCGGCTTTCGAGTTGGTCGCCGAGCGGTTGAGCGCTATCCAGGCTGCGCATGGACAGAACGCTGTGGCGGTCTATCAAGGCAACCCCAGCGTGCATAACTACGGCTTGATGACCCACAGTAATTACTTCCTGGGACTGCTGAAGACCCGCAACCGCTATTCGGCCACCTCGGTGGATCAGCTGCCGCACCATCTGGTCAGCCATCTGATGTATGGACATGGGCTGTTGATTCCGATTCCCGACATCGATCACACCGACTTCATGCTGATTCTTGGCGGCAATCCGCTGGCCTCCAACGGCAGCATCATGACCGTTCCAGATGTGGAGAAGCGTCTCAAGGCGCTCAAGGCGCGCGGCGGCAAACTGGTGGTCGTCGATCCGCGGCGCAGTGAAACCGCCGCCATTGCCGATCAGCATCTGTTCGTGCGGCCAGGTCAGGATGCGGCGTTGCTGCTGGGCGTGCTGAATACGTTGTTCGAGGAAAATCTGACGCGTGGCAGTCATCTGCTTAGCAATGGTATTGATGCTCTACGCGGGGCGATCCACGAGTTCGACGCCGAGGCGATGAGTCGCCGTTGCGGCGTGTCGGCCGAGGACATTCGCCAGTTGGCGCGCGATTTCGCGGCAGCCCCGAGCGCGGTGTGCTACGGCCGCATGGGCGTGTCTACCCAGGCCTTCGGCACCCTCTGCCAATGGCTGGTGCAGCTAATCAACTTGGTGACCGGCAATCTGGATCGGCCGGGCGGGGCGCTTTGCACCCAACCGGCGGTGGATCTGGTGGCGACTACTTCCGGCGGGCACTTCAACCGTTGGCAGAGTCGTGTTTCGGGATTGCCGGAATATGGCGGTGAGCTACCTGTTGCGGCGCTGGCCGAGGAAATGCTGACGGCGGGCGAGGGGCAAATTCGCGCGCTGGTGACCGTGGCAGGCAATCCGGTGCTGTCGACACCTAACGGACGTCGCTTGGAGCAGGCTCTGGAAGGCTTGGAGTTCATGCTCAGCATCGACTTTTATATCAATGAGACAACTCGTTATGCGGATCTGATCCTGCCGCCGACTGCGCCCTTGGAGCACGATCACTACGACACCACTTTCAACATGTTTGCGGTCCGCAATGTCACCCGTTTCAATGAGGCGGTGCTGGACAAGCCGCAGGGCGCGTTGCACGACTGGGAAATTTTCGTTGGTTTGGCCCAGGCATTCACGGCCAGAAATTCCATCGAGTTGAAAGCGACCATACCGCCTGAGCAGTTGATCGATCTAGGACTACGTTTCGGGCCCTACGGCGAACGCAGCGAATATCAGCTGTCTGTGGCGCGATTGCGCGAGTATCCCCATGGCCTGGATTTAGGTGCTTTGCGTCCTAATTTGGCCGGGCGCCTGAAGACTACGGAGCAGACCGTGCAGGCCGCGCCGGCGATCTTGCTGGCTGATCTGCGACGATTCGCTGAGGTTCCAGCGCCGCAAGCAGGCGAGCTGGTGTTGATTGGTCGCCGCCACGTGCGCAGCAATAATTCGTGGATGCACAACTATCATCGCCTGGTGAAAGGCAAGCCGCGCCATCAATTGATGATGAATCCCGCCGATATGGCGCTGCGTGGTTTGAGCGATGGCCAGCAGGTGCGGGTGCGCTCGCGGGTGGGCTTTATCGAGGTCGAAGTGGCAGCGAGCGACGAAATGATGTCCGGGGTGGTCAGCCTGCCGCATGGTTGGGGGCATGGTCGACCTGGCGTCCAGATGGGGATCGCCGCCGCTCAACCGGGAGCAAGCGCCAACGACCTCACCGACGAGCGGCAGCTCGATACGCTATCGGGTAACGCCGCTCTGAATGGGGTGCCGGTGGAGGTTGAAGCCGCCTAAGCGCGAGATGGGAGGCCGCGCAACGAACGTGGCT is from Pseudomonas sp. LS44 and encodes:
- a CDS encoding molybdopterin oxidoreductase family protein, which encodes MTKTRHHRACHLCEAICGLTIETERLDDCSQQILSIKGDAEDSFSRGHICPKAVALQDIQSDPDRLRQPMRRVGNEWQPIEWGAAFELVAERLSAIQAAHGQNAVAVYQGNPSVHNYGLMTHSNYFLGLLKTRNRYSATSVDQLPHHLVSHLMYGHGLLIPIPDIDHTDFMLILGGNPLASNGSIMTVPDVEKRLKALKARGGKLVVVDPRRSETAAIADQHLFVRPGQDAALLLGVLNTLFEENLTRGSHLLSNGIDALRGAIHEFDAEAMSRRCGVSAEDIRQLARDFAAAPSAVCYGRMGVSTQAFGTLCQWLVQLINLVTGNLDRPGGALCTQPAVDLVATTSGGHFNRWQSRVSGLPEYGGELPVAALAEEMLTAGEGQIRALVTVAGNPVLSTPNGRRLEQALEGLEFMLSIDFYINETTRYADLILPPTAPLEHDHYDTTFNMFAVRNVTRFNEAVLDKPQGALHDWEIFVGLAQAFTARNSIELKATIPPEQLIDLGLRFGPYGERSEYQLSVARLREYPHGLDLGALRPNLAGRLKTTEQTVQAAPAILLADLRRFAEVPAPQAGELVLIGRRHVRSNNSWMHNYHRLVKGKPRHQLMMNPADMALRGLSDGQQVRVRSRVGFIEVEVAASDEMMSGVVSLPHGWGHGRPGVQMGIAAAQPGASANDLTDERQLDTLSGNAALNGVPVEVEAA
- a CDS encoding ABC transporter substrate-binding protein, which translates into the protein MRNFRKGWAALLLMAASGAPAWGETLIITGDVWCPINCAAKASKPGGFVELAQQIFSEEGIRVEYHTVNWARAILDVRQGRANALIGAGRDDAPDFLFSATAPATSRTCFYTKPGSDWRYDGPATLAAVSLAVINGYSYGDELNGYIHTYEHDSARVQTAAGDQALGINVEKVLRSRADATLENTWVMARYLSRQAPPVSLRRAGCRTPDVPIYLAFAPKLASSQRYMALFEAGVQRYRENGRLRVLLASYGLRDGEL
- a CDS encoding cold-shock protein, whose protein sequence is MANRENGTVKWFNDEKGFGFITPSNGGADLFVHYKAIQTQGFKSLKEGQAVSFVAVKGQKGMQAEEVQVV
- a CDS encoding ABC transporter ATP-binding protein, which produces MSPTLLLSLRNLACGYREQKIVQDLSLHLNAGDIGCLLGPSGCGKTTTLRAIAGFEPIAEGEIELSGEVISRSGFTLAPEKRRIGMVFQDYALFPHLCVADNVAFGIRKHPQRERITAELLELVKLGGLSKRYPHELSGGQQQRVALARALAPQPQLLLLDEPFSNLDGDLRRRLSHEVRDILKARGTSAILVTHDQEEAFAVSDHVGVFKEGHLEQWDTPYNLYHEPLTPFVASFIGQGYFIRGQLLSPDTVQTELGVISGNRAYIWPTGSAVDVLLRPDDVVYAPDSALKALIVGKTFLGAATLYRLQLPTGTLLESIFPSHADHLPGAQVGIRIAADHLVVFPAQGSVAAQVNLGDSGLSRYSTTT
- the argF gene encoding ornithine carbamoyltransferase, yielding MTARHFLSLMDCTPEELNGLIRRGIELKDLRNRGALFEPLKNRVLGMIFEKASTRTRLSFEAGMIQLGGQAIFLSPRDTQLGRGEPISDSAIVMSRMLDAVMIRTYAHSTLTEFAAYSQVPVINGLSDDLHPCQLLADMQTFLEQRGSIQGKTAAWIGDGNNMCNTYIEAAMQFDFQLRVACPQGYEPNAALLAQAGERVRIVRDPREAVAGAHLVSTDVWTSMGQEEEVAQRLELFRPYQVNRALLDQAAEDVIFLHCLPAHRGEEISADLLEDPRSLAWDQAENRLHVQKALLEMLVEPAYYHA
- a CDS encoding diguanylate cyclase, coding for MASTASLLHLLLCWLAFSAGFMSLHLAGMLVLSFIVLSSCVLFLLVIWLNLNLRFRDPSLTTAQMCWAIGVVFFTAYFVETLRMLFLMMALVVMMFGAFRLRLAGYVRVGLFTAACYVGLLVSLWARGAVMDGRVELIQAFEFAVLMLGVCILGLEMSNLRNMLQVRNRDLQQALERIQLLAITDELTGLYNRRFANDLLAQQKSLADRGNYSFVLCLVDLDLFKSVNDRFGHGNGDAVLKQLAQLFRHAVRDVDFVARLGGEEFLLLLSHTDVTGAELVLERLRQGVRNTEWQDCLGLRLSLSVGVSAYRPVEDWEDTMLRADGALYQAKNGGRDQVVVL
- a CDS encoding PhzF family phenazine biosynthesis protein, with product MQLNFHQIDAFTQRPFSGNPAMVYRLDTWLDEAQMQRIAAEHNLAETAFVVKEDARWRIRWFTPTSEVPLCGHATLACACVLFEHYQEPGERLEFVCQSGALSVSREDGRLVLDFPCLPPRPIEVSAAILQALGGQPEQVLDTGKELMVVLADEQHVRACRPDLKQVAALPWLGMIVTAPGVKHDFVSRYFAPAIGIDEDPVTGSTHCSLIPYWAARLAKKHLTGFQCSARGGELYCSLEGDRVRIAGHAVRIASGTLWLD